One region of Desulfomicrobium macestii genomic DNA includes:
- the rpiB gene encoding ribose 5-phosphate isomerase B produces MRTIVFGSDHAGFGLKNILMEHLAGRFKTIDVGTHSLESCDYPNIAGKLAEEVLNLEATGILICGSGIGVSITANRFEGIRAALCANEYMARMSRMHNDANVLCMGERIIGVDLAKAIADAFLDTEFEGGRHQRRVDLIDRQTPAHKQS; encoded by the coding sequence ATGCGCACCATCGTCTTCGGCTCCGACCACGCGGGTTTCGGCCTCAAGAACATTCTCATGGAGCACCTCGCGGGGCGCTTCAAAACCATCGATGTCGGCACGCACTCTCTTGAGAGCTGCGACTACCCCAATATCGCGGGCAAATTGGCTGAAGAGGTGCTGAATCTTGAAGCCACGGGCATACTCATCTGCGGCTCCGGGATCGGCGTGTCCATCACCGCCAACCGCTTCGAGGGCATCCGTGCCGCCCTGTGCGCCAACGAATACATGGCCCGCATGAGCCGTATGCACAACGACGCCAATGTGCTGTGCATGGGCGAACGCATCATCGGAGTCGATCTGGCCAAGGCCATCGCCGACGCTTTCCTGGACACCGAGTTCGAGGGCGGGCGGCATCAGCGCCGTGTAGACCTGATCGACCGGCAGACTCCTGCACATAAACAATCATAA
- a CDS encoding tetratricopeptide repeat protein yields MIRKLVQRLLLPAALAASLGCTHQAASTPLPMPPTPVPASAEAEAIYSYLAYRELLQEDKKDQAAQALEQAIALAPTPELYLELGNLHWRASKFADALVVLNQGLARYPDFEALVSTLAKTYAAQGRFDDAVLVLDDYREKHPEQIDLAHEAALYRLEQGEFGEAVDRLNAIPQKDANATTKFLLGKGFFGLELYDKAITAYQQAVAADPEYYNAWIELGLTYEVQKNYIDAERVFAKLVDSGIGNQQILFRLIELNLKLNNPDQALAYVQQGADDQSLVLEAANLLLNQDFFDHAAELLDPMARENPIPSDALFFLAVLEYEGRDNADKAMAYLEAIPTSHQHYERSLIFRIHLLYQKNQRETARELCLSAMTLFPRQPEFRIIMAEMHEFEKEYQQALDVLLKATALWPENTTILYRLGLIYDRMEHRDQAMIMMEKVISKDPEHADALNYLGYTLAEQGLDLERAQLLIESALKVKPDNGYFVDSLAWVYFKQGKNTLAWQEIRRAVQLVDSDPVIWEHYGDIARAMGLISQAREGYANSLDLEGENAETVRTKLNSLGRTR; encoded by the coding sequence ATGATCAGAAAGCTTGTCCAACGGCTCCTTCTTCCCGCCGCCCTAGCGGCTTCCCTGGGGTGCACCCATCAGGCGGCATCGACGCCTTTGCCCATGCCGCCCACGCCAGTGCCGGCCTCTGCCGAAGCCGAGGCCATCTATTCCTATCTGGCCTACCGAGAACTGCTACAGGAAGACAAAAAAGACCAGGCAGCCCAGGCGCTTGAGCAGGCCATCGCCCTCGCACCCACGCCGGAGCTCTACCTTGAACTGGGCAACCTGCACTGGCGCGCCTCCAAGTTTGCCGATGCCCTGGTTGTCCTCAATCAGGGTCTGGCCAGATACCCTGATTTTGAAGCGCTGGTCAGCACCCTGGCCAAGACCTATGCGGCCCAGGGGCGTTTTGACGACGCAGTGCTCGTTCTGGACGACTACCGCGAGAAGCACCCCGAGCAGATCGATCTGGCCCATGAAGCCGCGCTCTATCGTCTTGAGCAGGGAGAGTTCGGCGAAGCCGTGGACAGGCTGAACGCCATCCCCCAAAAAGACGCCAACGCGACAACGAAATTTCTCCTTGGAAAGGGCTTTTTCGGCCTCGAACTCTATGACAAGGCCATCACCGCCTACCAGCAGGCCGTAGCCGCGGACCCTGAGTATTACAATGCGTGGATAGAGCTCGGCCTGACCTACGAGGTCCAGAAAAACTATATCGACGCGGAACGCGTCTTCGCCAAACTCGTGGATTCGGGAATCGGGAACCAGCAGATTCTCTTTCGCCTGATCGAACTCAACCTGAAGCTCAACAATCCCGATCAGGCTCTTGCCTATGTACAACAGGGCGCTGATGACCAGTCGCTGGTCCTGGAAGCGGCCAATCTGCTGCTCAACCAGGATTTCTTCGACCACGCGGCGGAGCTTCTGGACCCCATGGCCCGGGAAAATCCGATCCCCAGCGACGCGCTTTTTTTCCTGGCCGTGCTCGAATACGAAGGCCGCGACAATGCGGACAAGGCCATGGCCTATCTGGAAGCCATACCCACAAGCCATCAGCACTATGAGCGCAGCCTGATATTCCGCATTCATCTTCTCTACCAGAAAAACCAGAGGGAAACGGCCAGGGAGCTGTGCCTGTCGGCCATGACGCTTTTTCCCAGACAGCCGGAATTTCGCATCATCATGGCGGAGATGCACGAGTTTGAAAAAGAGTACCAGCAGGCGCTGGACGTACTGCTTAAGGCCACGGCCCTCTGGCCGGAGAACACGACCATCCTCTACCGCCTGGGCCTGATCTACGATCGCATGGAACACCGGGACCAGGCCATGATCATGATGGAAAAGGTCATCTCCAAGGATCCCGAACACGCGGACGCGCTCAACTACCTCGGCTACACCCTGGCGGAACAGGGCCTCGATCTGGAAAGGGCGCAACTGCTGATCGAAAGCGCCCTCAAGGTCAAACCGGACAACGGCTACTTTGTCGACTCCCTGGCCTGGGTCTACTTCAAGCAGGGCAAGAACACGCTTGCCTGGCAGGAAATAAGGCGCGCCGTCCAGCTCGTGGATTCGGACCCGGTCATCTGGGAGCACTACGGAGACATCGCCCGCGCCATGGGTCTCATCTCCCAGGCCCGCGAAGGCTATGCAAACTCGCTGGATCTTGAAGGCGAAAATGCCGAGACAGTGCGAACCAAACTCAATTCCCTGGGCCGGACGCGATGA
- a CDS encoding HD domain-containing protein, with product MKNETLLRIKQESAAVTPDALPSFYTAMSAELASARDTFFSHPMVLRCREDVLPFLNDEFGHGIDHSKKVAIECSALILGEAEALGLEQARRLSLLAMLAGLLHDTCRLEGDHATRGADLALLILRDYPLTDEEKQMIADAVRCHEAFSPPAEFAHHGTQVLADALYDADKFRWGPDNFITTLWEICNYQEWTLEQILDKFPAGLEVVASIQNTFRTSAGKIYGPEFIELGLDMGKKIYQIIQAFCRKNDCSGHITA from the coding sequence ATGAAGAATGAAACTCTCCTTCGCATCAAACAGGAAAGTGCAGCCGTCACCCCTGACGCCCTGCCCAGCTTTTATACGGCCATGAGCGCGGAGCTCGCCTCCGCCCGGGACACCTTCTTTTCGCACCCCATGGTCCTGCGGTGCCGCGAGGACGTGCTGCCCTTTCTGAACGACGAATTCGGACACGGCATCGACCATTCGAAAAAAGTCGCCATCGAATGCAGCGCGCTGATCCTTGGCGAGGCAGAGGCGCTGGGGCTGGAGCAGGCGCGGCGGCTGAGTCTTCTGGCCATGCTCGCGGGCCTGTTGCATGACACCTGCCGCCTCGAAGGCGATCACGCCACGCGCGGCGCCGACCTTGCGCTGCTGATCCTCCGGGACTATCCCCTCACGGACGAGGAAAAGCAGATGATCGCCGACGCGGTGCGCTGCCACGAAGCCTTCTCGCCTCCGGCCGAATTTGCCCACCACGGGACGCAGGTCCTGGCCGACGCGCTCTATGACGCAGACAAATTTCGATGGGGACCCGACAATTTCATCACCACCCTGTGGGAAATATGCAATTATCAGGAGTGGACCCTCGAACAGATTCTGGATAAATTTCCTGCCGGGCTTGAGGTCGTGGCTTCCATCCAGAACACGTTCCGCACTTCCGCCGGAAAAATTTACGGTCCGGAATTCATAGAGTTGGGCCTCGACATGGGAAAAAAAATTTACCAAATAATCCAGGCATTTTGTAGAAAAAATGACTGCTCCGGACACATCACTGCATGA
- a CDS encoding sigma-70 family RNA polymerase sigma factor, with protein sequence MPKNHLHSRTIMNPNKRPEDNALDEELETPLSEDTEEFDDDDIDDSDKIDTVDIDEIAPLVLATVPKREVATLDPLHIYLQEIKKFKPLEQDEEFDLARRYRDEKEEQAAFILITSNLRLVVKIAMDFQRRWMKNVLDLIQEGNVGLMKAVQKFDPDKGIKFSYYASFWIKAYILKFIMDNWRMVKIGTTQAQRKLFYNLGKERQRLQAQGFDPSTSTLSKNLQVSEADIVEMGQRLGQHDVSLDMKIGDDSSFTPMDFIPALEAGIEEQMAADEISVLIHDNIDAIRDGLNEKELDILEQRLLADSPITLREIGDKYGITRERVRQIEARLLQKIKAQMSSTIQDFSAEWIEHEE encoded by the coding sequence ATGCCCAAGAACCACCTCCATTCACGCACCATCATGAATCCCAATAAAAGACCCGAAGACAATGCTCTGGATGAAGAGCTCGAAACACCCTTGTCAGAGGATACCGAAGAATTCGACGACGATGATATCGACGATTCCGACAAGATCGACACTGTCGATATCGACGAAATCGCCCCGCTGGTCCTGGCCACCGTACCCAAACGGGAAGTCGCGACCCTGGACCCGCTGCACATCTACCTTCAGGAAATAAAGAAGTTCAAACCGCTGGAACAGGACGAAGAATTCGACCTGGCCCGGCGCTACCGGGATGAAAAGGAAGAGCAGGCGGCCTTTATCCTCATCACCTCCAATCTGCGGCTGGTGGTCAAGATAGCCATGGACTTCCAGCGGCGATGGATGAAGAATGTGCTCGACCTGATCCAGGAAGGCAACGTGGGCCTCATGAAGGCGGTCCAGAAATTCGACCCGGACAAGGGCATCAAATTTTCCTATTATGCCTCGTTCTGGATCAAGGCCTACATCCTGAAATTCATCATGGACAACTGGCGCATGGTCAAGATCGGGACCACCCAGGCCCAGCGCAAACTCTTCTACAACCTGGGCAAGGAGCGCCAGCGCCTGCAGGCCCAGGGTTTTGACCCGAGCACATCGACCCTCTCCAAGAATCTGCAGGTCTCCGAAGCCGACATCGTGGAGATGGGACAGCGCCTGGGTCAGCACGACGTGTCCCTGGACATGAAGATCGGGGACGATTCGAGCTTCACGCCCATGGACTTCATACCGGCCCTTGAAGCCGGAATCGAGGAGCAGATGGCCGCCGACGAGATCAGTGTGCTCATCCATGACAATATTGATGCCATACGGGACGGCCTGAACGAAAAGGAACTCGACATCCTTGAGCAGCGTCTTCTGGCCGATTCGCCCATCACCCTGCGTGAAATCGGCGACAAGTACGGGATCACCCGCGAGCGGGTACGTCAGATCGAAGCCCGCCTGCTGCAAAAGATAAAGGCCCAGATGTCGAGCACCATCCAAGATTTCTCCGCAGAATGGATTGAACATGAAGAATGA
- a CDS encoding homocysteine S-methyltransferase family protein, which produces MRDFRQALKGGNVLIFDGGMGSLLQRRGLQAGQSPEEFGMARPDVVAAIHAEYARSGAHVVTTNTFGATRYKLPHGLDVFEVNETMTRAARQAVGDAVFVAGSVGPTGKMIEPLGDISFRGLVDVFKEQIRGLAAGGADLILGETHFDLAEARAVVVAAREVCDLPVGISMTFEGGVSLTGTTPEIFAQTMENMGVDLIASNCSAGPEQLIEVARAMLRVSRTPVLIEPNAGLPELVDGATVFRLPPDPFAATVSTLVEVGVSCLGGCCGTTPEHIQALNALCTGKSVSRPEISDPPCLIVTSRSRAVEFGFDRPCRIIGERINPTGKAELAAELQRLETRRLMVYAEEQVERGADLLDVNVGAPMVEEARMLPLAVRTLTSAHSIPLCLDSSDISAIRAGLEAYPGSALVNSISGEEERMDILGPLCRDYGAPFILLPLKGRKLPVTAAERLAIIEELLIKAESLRIPRRLILVDALALTVSSKPEAAKACLDVIRHCRERWGLGSTMGLSNISFGLPARDLINSTFLAMAMGVGMTSFIANPNAVRLRENLAAAEVLLGRDRQAAGFIASYAGWNPGNPVAAAVSGPAEEEGSPVALAVIKGQKDRIVEMLRERIAAGEDPFVLVDGEMIPAIAKVGEKYEKKEYFLPQLLLCAETMQIGFESIKHLLVREGQEVKATIVMATVEGDIHDIGKNIVCLMLRNFGYNVVDLGKDVAAVDIVAAAVAHKASVIGLSALMTTTMVRMEDTVRLVREQGLPCRVMVGGAVVSQSYADLIGADGYADDAVAAVRVATRLCAEVRSA; this is translated from the coding sequence ATGCGCGATTTTCGCCAGGCACTCAAGGGCGGAAACGTTCTTATTTTTGACGGGGGCATGGGTAGCCTGCTCCAGCGTCGCGGCCTTCAGGCCGGACAGTCCCCCGAGGAATTCGGTATGGCGCGACCGGATGTTGTCGCGGCGATCCATGCCGAATATGCCCGTTCCGGGGCGCATGTGGTCACCACCAACACGTTTGGAGCGACCCGCTACAAGCTTCCACACGGCCTGGACGTGTTCGAAGTCAATGAGACCATGACCCGCGCCGCGCGTCAAGCCGTGGGTGACGCGGTTTTCGTGGCCGGCAGCGTCGGGCCCACGGGCAAGATGATCGAGCCCTTGGGCGACATCTCCTTTCGCGGGCTGGTGGACGTCTTCAAGGAGCAGATTCGTGGCCTGGCGGCAGGCGGCGCGGACCTGATCCTGGGCGAGACCCATTTCGATCTGGCCGAGGCCAGGGCGGTGGTCGTGGCCGCGCGCGAAGTCTGCGATCTGCCCGTGGGCATCAGCATGACCTTCGAGGGCGGAGTCAGCCTGACCGGAACCACCCCGGAAATCTTTGCCCAGACCATGGAAAACATGGGCGTGGACCTCATCGCCTCCAATTGCAGCGCCGGACCAGAGCAGCTGATCGAGGTCGCCAGGGCCATGCTGCGCGTAAGCCGGACTCCGGTGCTCATCGAGCCCAACGCGGGCCTGCCCGAACTGGTGGATGGGGCCACGGTTTTTCGCCTGCCCCCGGATCCTTTCGCGGCCACGGTCTCGACCCTTGTGGAAGTGGGCGTTTCCTGCCTCGGCGGGTGTTGCGGCACCACGCCTGAGCACATCCAGGCCCTGAACGCGCTTTGCACCGGCAAGAGCGTGTCGCGTCCCGAGATTTCCGATCCTCCCTGCCTGATCGTCACCTCCCGTTCCCGGGCGGTGGAGTTCGGGTTTGATCGTCCCTGCCGCATCATCGGAGAGCGGATCAACCCCACGGGCAAGGCCGAGCTCGCGGCCGAGCTGCAACGCCTTGAGACCCGTCGCCTCATGGTCTACGCCGAGGAGCAGGTCGAGCGCGGAGCCGATCTTCTGGACGTCAACGTGGGCGCACCCATGGTCGAGGAGGCGCGCATGCTGCCTTTGGCCGTGCGCACCCTGACCAGCGCCCACTCCATCCCCCTGTGCCTGGACTCCAGCGACATATCGGCGATCCGGGCGGGCCTTGAGGCCTATCCGGGTTCGGCGCTGGTCAATTCCATCAGCGGCGAGGAAGAGCGGATGGATATCCTTGGCCCGCTCTGTCGCGACTACGGCGCGCCGTTCATCCTGCTGCCGCTCAAAGGCCGCAAGCTGCCCGTCACGGCGGCCGAGAGGCTGGCCATCATTGAGGAACTATTGATCAAGGCCGAAAGCCTGCGCATCCCGAGGCGCCTCATCCTGGTCGATGCCCTGGCCCTGACCGTATCCTCCAAGCCCGAGGCGGCCAAGGCCTGCCTCGATGTCATCCGGCACTGCCGTGAGCGCTGGGGCCTGGGTTCGACCATGGGCCTGTCCAACATCTCATTTGGCCTGCCTGCGCGGGATCTGATCAACTCGACCTTCCTGGCCATGGCCATGGGCGTCGGCATGACCTCGTTCATCGCCAACCCCAACGCCGTGCGCCTGCGCGAGAATCTGGCGGCGGCGGAGGTGCTCCTTGGCCGGGACCGCCAGGCTGCGGGCTTCATCGCCTCCTATGCCGGATGGAATCCTGGAAATCCGGTGGCCGCGGCCGTTTCCGGACCGGCCGAAGAGGAAGGCAGCCCTGTCGCGCTGGCGGTGATCAAGGGCCAGAAGGATCGCATCGTCGAGATGCTGCGCGAGCGCATCGCGGCGGGCGAGGATCCGTTTGTCCTTGTCGACGGAGAGATGATTCCGGCCATTGCCAAGGTGGGGGAAAAGTACGAGAAGAAAGAGTATTTTCTGCCGCAACTCCTGCTCTGCGCCGAAACCATGCAGATCGGCTTCGAGTCCATCAAGCATCTGCTCGTGCGCGAGGGGCAGGAGGTCAAGGCCACCATTGTCATGGCCACGGTGGAGGGCGACATTCACGACATCGGCAAGAATATCGTCTGCCTGATGCTCAGGAATTTCGGCTACAATGTCGTCGATCTGGGCAAGGATGTTGCGGCCGTGGACATCGTCGCGGCGGCAGTGGCCCACAAGGCCTCGGTCATCGGCCTGTCCGCGCTCATGACCACGACCATGGTCCGCATGGAGGATACCGTGCGCCTGGTCCGCGAGCAGGGCCTTCCCTGCCGGGTCATGGTCGGTGGCGCGGTGGTCAGCCAGTCCTATGCGGACCTGATCGGCGCCGACGGCTATGCCGACGACGCGGTGGCGGCGGTGCGCGTGGCCACCCGGTTGTGCGCCGAGGTCCGGTCGGCCTGA
- a CDS encoding N-acetyltransferase — MEKYILRKATIADVKAIHRLLMDCATKRLLLPRSFGELYSHLRDFIVAEDEKSGTVVGCCALTITWEALAEVRSLVVAESAQGQGLGRRLVEFCVSDAVTFGVYKVFALTYQVPFFQKLGFSEVSKDILPQKVWADCLKCPQFPECDEVAMMIEL; from the coding sequence ATGGAAAAATATATACTCAGAAAGGCGACAATCGCCGATGTCAAAGCCATTCACCGGCTACTCATGGATTGCGCCACCAAACGGTTGCTTCTGCCCCGATCCTTCGGTGAACTCTATTCCCACCTGAGGGATTTCATCGTGGCCGAGGATGAAAAGTCCGGAACCGTGGTCGGCTGCTGCGCCTTGACCATCACCTGGGAAGCCTTGGCCGAAGTCCGGTCGCTGGTGGTTGCCGAGAGCGCCCAGGGCCAGGGCCTGGGGCGCAGGCTGGTGGAGTTTTGCGTCAGCGACGCCGTGACCTTTGGTGTTTACAAGGTATTCGCCTTGACCTATCAGGTCCCCTTTTTTCAGAAACTGGGTTTTTCGGAAGTGAGCAAGGACATCCTGCCGCAGAAGGTGTGGGCCGATTGTCTCAAATGCCCCCAGTTTCCCGAATGTGACGAAGTGGCCATGATGATTGAATTGTAA
- the hpt gene encoding hypoxanthine phosphoribosyltransferase, translating to MKFVQLFDRSQIEARAQELGREISSHYGDEPLVCVCVLKGAYAFFTDLMRNLSIHPSMDFVRLSSYADQTSRKSKMVFSKDKEIDIRDKHVLVVEDIVDTGHSMGFLTKVLEARGPKSIKIAAMIDKRERREVDVNVDFVGFPLDKGYIVGYGLDYAEQYRELDGIYDLKFSEA from the coding sequence ATGAAATTTGTACAGCTTTTCGACCGTTCGCAAATTGAAGCACGGGCCCAGGAATTGGGTCGGGAAATATCCAGCCATTATGGCGACGAGCCCTTGGTTTGCGTATGCGTGCTTAAAGGCGCCTACGCATTTTTTACTGATCTGATGCGTAATTTGAGCATCCATCCAAGCATGGATTTTGTTCGTCTTTCCAGTTATGCGGATCAGACTTCACGCAAATCGAAGATGGTTTTCTCCAAGGACAAGGAAATCGATATCAGGGACAAGCATGTGCTCGTGGTCGAGGATATCGTCGATACGGGCCATTCCATGGGCTTTCTGACCAAGGTTCTCGAGGCGCGTGGTCCCAAATCCATCAAGATCGCGGCCATGATCGACAAGAGAGAGCGCCGCGAGGTTGATGTGAATGTGGATTTTGTGGGTTTCCCACTGGATAAGGGATACATCGTCGGCTATGGACTTGACTACGCCGAGCAATACAGAGAACTTGACGGTATATACGATCTCAAATTCTCGGAAGCATAG
- a CDS encoding DUF3426 domain-containing protein yields MLVQCPECTTKYNLDESKIGHDGSKVRCTRCKNVFTVFRPISEDVVTPEVPEPASAAGAFEDDSFDDDLASAFEDKKGAPPASKDSFEEEFAAMFEDVKPAAAPRKSADADAFEDDLAAMLDGKKSRPAPKSAANESFEDDLTAMLEEKSTKAGSKSSADQEMLADLQGAFQQPLTDQLDHDLRSADSSARKSRKSGAAGLIIGLVVLLLACGLGGVYFFQPGLLGLAPSVPDAPATQETVAREGAAQIALENVRQYFVPNEKEGQLFIIEGKAVNRFPEARELIRIKASLFDRQGSEVATQEFMCGNVVSLYQLQVSTRADIETALTAKVGILTNNTNIQPGASVPFMAVFFQTPDSVEEFGLEVIQSSVPQQ; encoded by the coding sequence ATGCTCGTTCAATGCCCTGAGTGCACCACCAAATACAATCTGGATGAAAGCAAGATCGGACACGACGGCAGCAAGGTCCGTTGTACGCGTTGCAAGAACGTGTTCACCGTGTTCCGCCCCATCTCCGAGGATGTCGTGACGCCGGAGGTTCCCGAACCAGCCTCCGCGGCCGGCGCATTCGAGGACGATTCTTTTGATGACGATCTGGCGTCGGCTTTCGAGGATAAAAAAGGTGCTCCCCCGGCCTCAAAGGATTCCTTCGAGGAAGAGTTCGCGGCCATGTTCGAGGATGTGAAGCCTGCGGCCGCCCCCAGGAAGTCTGCCGATGCCGACGCTTTTGAAGATGATCTGGCGGCCATGCTGGATGGGAAAAAGTCTCGGCCCGCGCCGAAATCCGCCGCAAACGAGTCCTTTGAAGACGACCTGACGGCCATGCTGGAAGAAAAAAGCACCAAGGCCGGATCGAAGTCCTCGGCGGATCAGGAAATGCTGGCCGATCTTCAGGGCGCCTTTCAGCAGCCTTTGACCGATCAGCTCGATCACGATTTGCGATCCGCCGACAGTTCTGCCCGCAAGTCCCGAAAATCCGGGGCCGCAGGCCTGATCATCGGCCTTGTTGTCCTGCTTCTGGCCTGCGGCCTGGGCGGAGTCTATTTCTTCCAGCCGGGCCTGCTCGGGCTTGCGCCCTCGGTTCCGGACGCTCCCGCGACCCAGGAAACCGTCGCGCGTGAAGGTGCGGCCCAGATCGCCTTGGAGAACGTGCGCCAGTACTTTGTCCCCAACGAAAAGGAAGGCCAGCTTTTCATCATTGAAGGCAAGGCCGTGAATCGTTTTCCCGAGGCGCGTGAGCTCATTCGCATCAAGGCCTCCCTCTTCGACAGACAGGGATCCGAGGTCGCCACCCAGGAATTCATGTGCGGCAATGTCGTTTCCCTGTACCAGCTTCAGGTTTCGACCCGGGCGGACATCGAGACGGCCCTTACCGCCAAGGTCGGCATTCTGACCAACAACACCAATATCCAGCCCGGCGCGTCCGTGCCGTTCATGGCCGTGTTTTTCCAGACCCCGGACTCTGTCGAGGAATTCGGGCTGGAAGTGATTCAATCCAGCGTCCCGCAGCAATAG
- the radA gene encoding DNA repair protein RadA — protein sequence MKTKSAYVCTACKAVSPRWQGQCPKCLAWNTLEPAIRQSGSAMDMPLNRPVDLRELPTLLEDRVSSQLSGLDGILGSGFVPGGVILLGGEPGIGKSTLLLQVGASMERSGKGVIYVSGEESLSQIRGRAERLGMLGDRLTALATNQVDDILACMEDAPALIVVDSVQTMISSRVEGLPGSVSQVRAVATALTERAKQTGVTVILVGHVTKDGQIAGPKLLEHMVDTVLYLEGDKEHLFRILRVVKNRFGPSNEILLFEMREKGMSVIEDPSTFFLQARDTALSGTALVMSMESQRPFVVEVQALVTRTFLAFPRRTALGFDANRLHLLIAVMEKRLQISLGQVDVYAKVGGGLRMKDPGLDLGIVAAILSSFYDRSLPEGAVFWGEVDLNGQIRPVTGHDVRLRQAANLGYAPMVHPKTGARGKGWSRLGDVQRMLFGQTGKE from the coding sequence ATGAAAACAAAGAGCGCTTATGTGTGTACGGCCTGCAAGGCTGTCAGTCCCCGCTGGCAGGGGCAGTGTCCCAAATGTCTGGCCTGGAACACCCTGGAGCCGGCAATACGACAGTCCGGTTCGGCCATGGACATGCCCCTGAACCGTCCCGTCGATCTGCGTGAGCTGCCGACACTCCTCGAAGACCGTGTCAGCTCTCAGCTGTCCGGGCTTGACGGAATTCTCGGCAGCGGGTTCGTGCCCGGAGGCGTCATCCTGCTCGGCGGGGAGCCGGGCATCGGCAAGTCCACGCTGCTCTTGCAGGTGGGCGCGTCCATGGAGCGCTCCGGCAAGGGCGTCATCTATGTTTCCGGCGAGGAGTCCCTGTCCCAGATCCGCGGCCGAGCCGAACGCCTGGGCATGCTCGGAGACAGGCTGACCGCTCTTGCCACCAACCAGGTCGACGATATCCTGGCCTGCATGGAGGACGCCCCGGCGCTCATTGTCGTGGACTCGGTGCAGACCATGATTTCATCCAGGGTCGAAGGCCTGCCTGGTTCCGTCAGCCAGGTCCGGGCAGTGGCCACGGCCCTGACCGAGCGGGCCAAGCAGACCGGGGTCACGGTCATCCTGGTCGGGCACGTGACCAAGGACGGCCAGATCGCCGGCCCCAAGCTGCTGGAGCACATGGTCGACACGGTGCTGTACCTCGAAGGCGACAAGGAGCACCTTTTCCGCATCCTGCGCGTGGTCAAGAACCGTTTTGGTCCGTCCAACGAGATCCTGCTTTTCGAGATGCGGGAAAAGGGCATGAGCGTCATCGAGGACCCCTCTACCTTCTTCCTGCAGGCCCGGGACACGGCGCTCTCCGGCACGGCACTGGTCATGTCCATGGAGTCCCAGCGGCCCTTTGTGGTCGAGGTGCAGGCGCTGGTCACGCGCACCTTCCTGGCCTTTCCCCGGCGTACGGCCCTGGGCTTTGACGCCAACCGCCTGCATCTTCTGATCGCGGTCATGGAGAAGCGCCTGCAAATCAGTCTGGGGCAGGTCGATGTCTACGCCAAGGTCGGCGGGGGGCTGCGCATGAAGGACCCTGGCCTTGATCTGGGCATTGTCGCGGCCATTTTGTCGTCTTTTTATGACCGCTCCCTGCCCGAGGGCGCGGTGTTCTGGGGCGAGGTGGATTTGAACGGCCAGATCAGGCCGGTCACGGGGCATGATGTAAGGCTGCGCCAGGCCGCGAACCTGGGCTATGCGCCCATGGTCCACCCCAAGACCGGAGCCAGGGGGAAGGGATGGTCGCGGCTCGGGGATGTGCAGAGGATGCTGTTCGGGCAGACTGGGAAGGAGTGA